A DNA window from Halichondria panicea chromosome 16, odHalPani1.1, whole genome shotgun sequence contains the following coding sequences:
- the LOC135350523 gene encoding PAX-interacting protein 1-like isoform X7, with translation MQLHVLMYMTRDDREKVAVLVVYYGGNYSNTLDASITHLVTMEMTGAKYECALEHSDVISVVTPDWILDCIDLNKRVDENEYSLSKNGVVAHQTTEPSLSGNGVAHQTTEPSLSGNGVAHQTTEPSLSGNGAAHQTIEPSLSGNGAAHPSLSGNSGMAHQTTEPTGMIVQTVPPETIIENGAPQSIISLPNHTPSTSLVPATPLTPSTQPTQPTLTPSTQPTQPTLTPSTQPTLLTTSTHPTPSAHPPPTVPEEVRQGAPSEESSDGSAVLLSGVCVCLCDYQECMEPGTVDKWRQVIHQHGGRVVSTPAQCTHLLALHKKSEVFAKAFSAGKCIASAHWLNDVLTQQKMFPPRNALHFPTAFKWQLLGADKYSMTLSNYTEAERELVKDMIRICGIPCTGHLDKTTTHLICKRPEGKKYMKAREWGVAIVNSTFLADTIHNGQVPAVLFPRYTRLGQPQEFTPGSCFEATSILKPWDAFMASYSKRHPELVELVDQVATPHTLTPVTPSQTTPTTNIGKHERAEDMEHSVTKKQKLDDVKPPVVLVTGISQSVAKTLKNSVVQLGGQVTERGSDCTHIVLPRVTRTVKFLCGISVCQYIVTPAWIESSASTGGFVREEDYRLEDKDAMELFGMTVATSLARARARKLLKGGVVFHSHRAYSHHTHPTHTQGGVVFHSTQSVEPPHTPLKSIIECAGGELLNLSELRSRFGRRLERSSAALMIISTPEDLAAGLCSEFLTLGLSVYNAELVLTGILRQELNFSSNQLSPL, from the exons ATGCAACTACACGTACTTATGTAT ATGACTCGTGATGACAGGGAGAAGGTGGCAGTGCTTGTGGTGTACTATGGTGGTAACTATAGCAACACTCTAGACGCTAGCATCACACACCTAGTTACCATGGAAATGACAGGG GCCAAGTATGAGTGTGCCCTGGAGCATAGTGATGTCATCAGTGTGGTCACACCTGATTGGATACTCGACTGTATCGATCTAAACAAGAGAGTGGATGAGAATGAATACAGCCTCTCCAAGAATGGAGTGGTGGCCCACCAGACTACTGAGCCATCTCTCTCTGGGAATGGAGTGGCCCACCAGACTACTGAACCATCTCTCTCTGGGAATGGAGTGGCCCACCAGACTACTGAGCCATCTCTCTCTGGGAATGGAGCGGCCCACCAGACTATTGAGCCATCTCTTTCCGGGAATGGAGCGGCCCACCCATCTCTCTCTGGGAATAGTGGAATGGCCCACCAGACTACTGAGCCCACTGGCATGATTGTTCAGACTGTACCTCCAGAAACCATAATAGAGAATGGAGCTCCACAATCGATTATTTCCCTACCAAATCACACTCCCTCCACATCCCTTGTACCTGCtacacccctcacaccatcCACACAACCCACACAGCCCACTCTCACACCATCCACACAGCCCACACAGCCCACGCtcactccctccacacagcCCACACTCCTCACTacctccacacaccccacaccctcGGCCCACCCCCCACCCACTGTTCCCGAGGAAGTGCGACAGGGAGCACCATCAGAGGAGAGCAGTGATGGCAGTGCTGTTCTactgagtggtgtgtgtgtgtgcttgtgtgacTACCAGGAGTGTATGGAGCCAGGCACTGTGGACAAGTGGAGGCAG GTGATCCATCAGCATGGAGGACGTGTGGTGAGCACACCAGCTCAGTGCACACACTTGCTGGCTCTGCATAAGAAGAGTGAGGTCTTTGCTAAG GCATTCTCAGCTGGAAAGTGCATTGCCAGTGCACATTGGCTCAACGatgtgctgactcagcagaaaaTGTTTCCCCCAAGAAATGCACTTCATTTCCCGACTGCTTTCAAGTGGCAACTCCTGGGAGCTGACAAATAC TCCATGACACTGAGTAACTACACTGAAGCTGAGCGTGAGCTGGTGAAGGACATGATCCGTATCTGTGGTATCCCCTGTACTGGACACTTGGACAAGACCACCACACACCTCATCTGCAAGAG gccagaAGGTAAGAAGTACATGAAGGCTAGAGAATGGGGTGTGGCCATTGTCAACTCCACCTTCCTTGCTGACACCATCCACAATGGTCAGGTCCCAGCTGTCCTCTTCCCCCGCTACACTAGACTAGGCCAGCCTCAAGAGTTCACTCCTGGATCATGTTTTGAGGCCACCTCCATTCTCA AGCCATGGGATGCCTTCATGGCTAGCTACTCTAAGCGCCACCCTGAGTTGGTTGAGTTGGTTGATCAAGTGGCtacccctcacaccctcacaccagtCACACCAtcacagaccacacccaccactaACATCGGCAAGCATGAGAGGGCAGAGGACATGGAACACTCAGTAACAAAAAAGCAAAA ATTGGATGATGTCAAGCCTCCCGTTGTCTTGGTTACTGGAATCAGCCAGTCTGTCGCCAAAACACTGAAAAAT tCTGTGGTACAGCTGGGAGGCCAGGTGACAGAGAGAGGTTCTgactgtacacacatagtaCTGCCACGGGTAACCAGAACAGTCAAGTTCCTGTGTGGTATCTCCGTGTGTCAGTACATCGTGACCCCAGCCTGGATAGAGAGCAGTGCTAGTACAGGTGgctttgtcagggaggaggaCTATAGGCTAGAGGATAAAGATGCAATGGAGCTGTTTGGTATGACTGTAGCCACCTCCCTGGCCAGAGCTAGGGCTAGGAAACTATTGAAG ggtgGTGTGGTCTTTCACTCACACAGAGCGTAcagccaccacacacaccccacacacacacagggtggTGTGGTCTTCCACTCCACACAGAGCGTAGAGCCGCCGCACACACCACTCAAATCAATCATAGAGTGTGCTGGAGGAGAGCTACTCAATCTGTCTGAGCTGAGGTCAAGGTTCGGGAGGAGGTTGGAGCGTTCCAGTGCTGCTCTGATGATCATCTCAACACCCGAGGACTTGGCAGCTGGTCTCTGTAGCGAGTTCCTCACACTTGGCCTCA GTGTGTACAATGCTGAGCTGGTCCTCACTGGCATTCTCAGGCAAGAGCTCAACTTCTCATC AAACCAACTGTCTCCATTGTGa
- the LOC135350523 gene encoding PAX-interacting protein 1-like isoform X4, translating to MTLFQDVHYYIFDKNVSKAAEVKAAMKEGGATREFYLNDIVTHILSDAPIDPNTVSLLDCHVLHPDWALLSLKCGAQLPMMPFDLSKPRLLSGLTFTTSKMTRDDREKVAVLVVYYGGNYSNTLDASITHLVTMEMTGAKYECALEHSDVISVVTPDWILDCIDLNKRVDENEYSLSKNGVVAHQTTEPSLSGNGVAHQTTEPSLSGNGVAHQTTEPSLSGNGAAHQTIEPSLSGNGAAHPSLSGNSGMAHQTTEPTGMIVQTVPPETIIENGAPQSIISLPNHTPSTSLVPATPLTPSTQPTQPTLTPSTQPTQPTLTPSTQPTLLTTSTHPTPSAHPPPTVPEEVRQGAPSEESSDGSAVLLSGVCVCLCDYQECMEPGTVDKWRQVIHQHGGRVVSTPAQCTHLLALHKKSEVFAKAFSAGKCIASAHWLNDVLTQQKMFPPRNALHFPTAFKWQLLGADKYSMTLSNYTEAERELVKDMIRICGIPCTGHLDKTTTHLICKRPEGKKYMKAREWGVAIVNSTFLADTIHNGQVPAVLFPRYTRLGQPQEFTPGSCFEATSILKPWDAFMASYSKRHPELVELVDQVATPHTLTPVTPSQTTPTTNIGKHERAEDMEHSVTKKQKLDDVKPPVVLVTGISQSVAKTLKNSVVQLGGQVTERGSDCTHIVLPRVTRTVKFLCGISMCQYIVTPAWIESSASTGGFVREEDYRLEDKDAMELFGMTVSTSLARARARKLLKGVVFHSTQSVQPPHTPLKSIIECAGGELLNLSELRSRFGRRLERASAALMIISTPEDLAAGLCSEFLTLGLSVYNAELVLTGILRQELNFSSNQLSPL from the exons ATGACTCTGTTCCAAGATGTCCACTATTACATTTTTGATAAGAATGTTTCCAAAGCTGCTGAG GTGAAGGCTGCTATGAAAGAGGGTGGGGCCACTCGCGAGTTCTACCTCAATGATATAGTCACACACATATTATCAGATGCACCCATTGACCCCAACACAGTCAGCCTACTGGACTGCCACGTCCTACAC CCTGATTGGGCGCTCTTGTCCCTCAAATGTGGAGCTCAATTACC TATGATGCCCTTTGACCTCAGTAAGCCTCGGCTGCTCTCTGGATTGACCTTTACGACCTCTAAG ATGACTCGTGATGACAGGGAGAAGGTGGCAGTGCTTGTGGTGTACTATGGTGGTAACTATAGCAACACTCTAGACGCTAGCATCACACACCTAGTTACCATGGAAATGACAGGG GCCAAGTATGAGTGTGCCCTGGAGCATAGTGATGTCATCAGTGTGGTCACACCTGATTGGATACTCGACTGTATCGATCTAAACAAGAGAGTGGATGAGAATGAATACAGCCTCTCCAAGAATGGAGTGGTGGCCCACCAGACTACTGAGCCATCTCTCTCTGGGAATGGAGTGGCCCACCAGACTACTGAACCATCTCTCTCTGGGAATGGAGTGGCCCACCAGACTACTGAGCCATCTCTCTCTGGGAATGGAGCGGCCCACCAGACTATTGAGCCATCTCTTTCCGGGAATGGAGCGGCCCACCCATCTCTCTCTGGGAATAGTGGAATGGCCCACCAGACTACTGAGCCCACTGGCATGATTGTTCAGACTGTACCTCCAGAAACCATAATAGAGAATGGAGCTCCACAATCGATTATTTCCCTACCAAATCACACTCCCTCCACATCCCTTGTACCTGCtacacccctcacaccatcCACACAACCCACACAGCCCACTCTCACACCATCCACACAGCCCACACAGCCCACGCtcactccctccacacagcCCACACTCCTCACTacctccacacaccccacaccctcGGCCCACCCCCCACCCACTGTTCCCGAGGAAGTGCGACAGGGAGCACCATCAGAGGAGAGCAGTGATGGCAGTGCTGTTCTactgagtggtgtgtgtgtgtgcttgtgtgacTACCAGGAGTGTATGGAGCCAGGCACTGTGGACAAGTGGAGGCAG GTGATCCATCAGCATGGAGGACGTGTGGTGAGCACACCAGCTCAGTGCACACACTTGCTGGCTCTGCATAAGAAGAGTGAGGTCTTTGCTAAG GCATTCTCAGCTGGAAAGTGCATTGCCAGTGCACATTGGCTCAACGatgtgctgactcagcagaaaaTGTTTCCCCCAAGAAATGCACTTCATTTCCCGACTGCTTTCAAGTGGCAACTCCTGGGAGCTGACAAATAC TCCATGACACTGAGTAACTACACTGAAGCTGAGCGTGAGCTGGTGAAGGACATGATCCGTATCTGTGGTATCCCCTGTACTGGACACTTGGACAAGACCACCACACACCTCATCTGCAAGAG gccagaAGGTAAGAAGTACATGAAGGCTAGAGAATGGGGTGTGGCCATTGTCAACTCCACCTTCCTTGCTGACACCATCCACAATGGTCAGGTCCCAGCTGTCCTCTTCCCCCGCTACACTAGACTAGGCCAGCCTCAAGAGTTCACTCCTGGATCATGTTTTGAGGCCACCTCCATTCTCA AGCCATGGGATGCCTTCATGGCTAGCTACTCTAAGCGCCACCCTGAGTTGGTTGAGTTGGTTGATCAAGTGGCtacccctcacaccctcacaccagtCACACCAtcacagaccacacccaccactaACATCGGCAAGCATGAGAGGGCAGAGGACATGGAACACTCAGTAACAAAAAAGCAAAA ATTGGATGATGTCAAGCCTCCCGTTGTCTTGGTTACTGGAATCAGCCAGTCTGTCGCCAAAACACTGAAAAAT tctGTGGTACAGCTGGGAGGCCAGGTGACAGAGAGAGGTTCTgactgtacacacatagtaCTGCCACGAGTAACCAGAACAGTCAAGTTCCTGTGTGGTATCTCCATGTGTCAGTACATCGTGACCCCAGCCTGGATAGAGAGCAGTGCTAGTACAGGTGgctttgtcagggaggaggaCTATAGGCTAGAGGATAAAGATGCAATGGAGCTGTTTGGTATGACTGTATCCACCTCCCTGGCCAGAGCTAGGGCTAGGAAACTATTGAAG ggtgtGGTCTTCCACTCCACACAGAGCGTACAGCcgccacacacaccactcaaaTCAATCATAGAGTGTGCTGGAGGAGAGCTACTCAATCTGTCCGAGCTGAGGTCAAGGTTCGGGAGGAGGTTAGAGCGTGCCAGTGCTGCTCTGATGATCATCTCAACACCCGAGGACTTGGCAGCTGGTCTCTGTAGCGAGTTCCTCACACTTGGCctca GTGTGTACAATGCTGAGCTGGTCCTCACTGGCATTCTCAGGCAGGAGCTCAACTTCTCATC AAACCAACTGTCTCCATTGTGa